The DNA region TAGAATGGTTAGAAAAAAATAAATAAAAAATCCAAAGAGATTTTTTCGTCCAATTTACTTTAAGGAGATTGGATATGTTTCAAAATATGGGTCTTTATGACCGAATCATTCGAGTTGTCGTAGGATTAGTATTAGGTGGTCTCTATCTAGGTGGGGTTGTAGAAGGAACAACTGCAATTGTACTTTTTGTAATTGGGCTTGTGATGATTGCTACCTCTGCCATTGGATTCTGTCCAGCTTACCTTCCTTTTAAATTCACAACGAAAGAAAAATAACAGAGTAAAGTTATCAGAACCAACTCACAGAATTTTCTCTGTGAGTTGTATGTTCTTTTATTTTTTTAAACTCACAAGAACTTCATAATGTTGTGTTCTTGGAAAAAAATCAAACAAACCAATATACTGCAATCGGTACCCAATTTTTTCTAACCTTGTAATGTCCCTTTTTAATGTACTTGGATTGCAGCTAGAATAAACAATTTGTTTTGGTGAAAACATAGAAGCTGATTCAATGATTCCTTCCGTGAGTCCAGCTCTTGGAGGATTTACAATCC from Leptospira noumeaensis includes:
- a CDS encoding YgaP family membrane protein, which codes for MFQNMGLYDRIIRVVVGLVLGGLYLGGVVEGTTAIVLFVIGLVMIATSAIGFCPAYLPFKFTTKEK